A window from Montipora capricornis isolate CH-2021 chromosome 7, ASM3666992v2, whole genome shotgun sequence encodes these proteins:
- the LOC138058032 gene encoding MAM and fibronectin type III domain-containing protein 2-like — protein sequence MYWTIESVGMTNAFILLSLKELRFDYCWSEFLKVFSSNGAEMFTHERCFEDHRGVVELQFGEGNFVTLQTQLYSRYSRLNLEFVIVRRSLHSALSPSTAWNIHGFNTSQKSLFVDWSNVPGDLQADFFILSLNQTRPQLYYKDGRASSFFL from the exons ATGTACTGGACGATAGAAAGTGTTGGCATGACTAATGCATTCATCCTTCTTTCACTAAAAGAACTCCGTTTCGATTACTGCTGGAG TGAATTTCTAAAGGTTTTTTCAAGCAATGGTGCTGAGATGTTCACTCATGAACGATGCTTTGAAGATCATCGGGGCGTGGTAGAATTGCAATTTGGTGAAGGAAACTTCGTTACTCTACAGACGCAACTATACAGCAGATACAGCCGTCTGAATCTAGAATTTGTTATAGTAAGAAGAAGCCTCCATTCAG CTCTTTCTCCTTCAACTGCATGGAATATACATGGTTTCAACACCAGCCAGAAGAGTTTATTTGTTGACTGGAGCAACGTACCAGGAGACTTACAAGCCGATTTCttcattttgtccttgaatcaAACGAGACCGCAATTATATTACAAAGATGGAAGAGCAAGTTCGTTTTTTCTTTAG
- the LOC138055397 gene encoding uncharacterized protein, whose amino-acid sequence MTNAFILLSLKELRFDYCWSEFLKVFSSNGAEMFTHERCFEDHRGVVELQFGEGNFVTLQTQLYSRYSRLNLEFVIVRRSLHSGDLQADFFILSLNQTRPQLYYKDGRASSFLLIVDSSNTSVNVSDVSVFSQYIVQVYLVDVNGDIYKSDSVVVQTDEGACKPQSTLTAKNGTLYSPNYPCSFHGLHYCRWTIEPQLGGSAVKAIWINFNSFEVNGDGPYCRSNNWLRVATGEDAQYNNDTLLCGYIEPFSLIVHGDQAELALQYTNTYRYSNGFSVWYLGLEDPLIDTVLSSWQLLVHNITSSSVSVEWEDFPFSVSITHFMVMFTEEKTNISVLFKVWSLYDRYYFVNKLLKPHRMYEFQLLAFTGGVKNVTYSTEIQTITTGAGAPSRAPTNVRVRNFQPNEILVLWDAVKPQYTNGQIQGYTVHYRDYYYYYYYYYYGDHAKNVTINDPNVFQMVLRGLNGGSSTK is encoded by the exons ATGACTAATGCATTCATCCTTCTTTCACTAAAAGAACTCCGTTTCGATTACTGCTGGAG TGAATTTCTAAAGGTTTTTTCAAGCAATGGTGCTGAGATGTTCACTCATGAACGATGCTTTGAAGATCATCGGGGCGTGGTAGAATTGCAATTTGGTGAAGGAAACTTCGTTACTCTACAGACGCAACTATACAGCAGATACAGCCGTCTGAATCTAGAATTTGTTATAGTAAGAAGAAGCCTCCATTCAG GAGACTTACAAGCCGATTTCttcattttgtccttgaatcaAACGAGACCGCAATTATATTACAAAGATGGAAGAGCAAGTTCGTTTCTTCTTATAGTAGACTCCTCGAACACGTCAGTCAATGTGTCAGACGTCTCGGTATTCAGTCAGTACATAGTCCAGGTTTATCTGGTTGATGTGAATGGCGACATCTATAAAAGTGACAGCGTCGTTGTCCAAACAGATGAAGGCG cttgCAAACCACAAAGTACGTTGACTGCGAAAAACGGTACACTATACAGCCCTAATTACCCATGTTCCTTTCACGGATTGCATTACTGCCGCTGGACAATTGAGCCGCAACTTGGCGGGAGCGCTGTCAAAGCGATATGGATAAATTTTAATTCCTTTGAAGTAAATGGCGATGGCCCTTATTGCAG ATCGAACAATTGGCTTCGCGTGGCCACTGGAGAAGACGCCCAGTACAATAATGACACCTTATTATGCGGTTACATAGAGCCCTTTTCTCTTATTGTTCACGGCGACCAAGCAGAGTTGGCACTTCAATATACGAACACCTATCGCTattcaaatggcttttcagttTGGTATCTTGGACTTGAAGATCCCTTGATAG ATACTGTCCTATCATCCTGGCAACTGTTAGTTCACAACATTACGTCATCGTCAGTGTCCGTGGAGTGGGAAGATTTTCCTTTTAGTGTCTCCATTACCCACTTTATGGTGATGTTCACCGAGGAAAAGACAAATATATCTGTTTTGTTCAAAGTCTGGTCCTTGTACGATCGatattattttgtaaacaaGCTGTTAAAGCCACATCGAATGTATGAATTCCAGTTACTTGCGTTCACGGGAGGCGTCAAGAATGTCACTTATTCCACTGAAATCCAAACTATCACGACTGGAGCAGGAG CTCCTAGTCGGGCACCTACAAACGTGCGGGTAAGGAACTTCCAACCAAATGAGATTCTGGTACTTTGGGATGCGGTCAAGCCACAGTATACGAATGGCCAGATACAAGGCTACACAGTCCACTACAgagattattattactactactactattactactatgGAGATCATGCAAAAAACGTTACCATTAACGACCCAAACGTGTTCCAGATGGTGCTACGCGGTTTGAATGGAGGAAGCAGTACGAAATAG